The following coding sequences lie in one Mesorhizobium sp. NZP2298 genomic window:
- a CDS encoding T4SS efffector SepA family protein, with product MAPSVELSPETFKRLQAHATPLVDTVETVIGRMIDAFEATALLPAEVSKGQSVRSFNPNTPPDLTHTNILGVTFNGCKLGRGKDNWNGVVDAAVRAAAATARSHDELRRLIVVNYVEGTKQDEGYRPLADAGISVQAQDANGAWRAACHIARQLGCDLSIKFAWREKEGAAYPGIAGQMIVDANK from the coding sequence ATGGCACCCTCGGTTGAGCTATCACCGGAGACCTTCAAGCGTCTTCAAGCCCATGCAACCCCTTTGGTCGACACGGTCGAGACAGTCATTGGAAGGATGATCGACGCGTTCGAGGCTACTGCACTGTTGCCCGCCGAAGTCAGCAAGGGTCAAAGCGTTCGTTCGTTCAATCCGAACACTCCACCTGACCTGACTCACACCAACATTCTCGGCGTCACTTTCAATGGTTGCAAGCTAGGCCGTGGAAAGGATAACTGGAACGGGGTAGTGGATGCAGCCGTTCGAGCAGCTGCTGCAACGGCGAGGTCTCACGACGAACTCCGTCGGTTGATTGTAGTGAACTACGTCGAGGGAACCAAGCAGGACGAGGGTTATCGTCCGCTCGCTGACGCAGGTATTTCTGTCCAGGCACAGGATGCGAACGGCGCTTGGCGGGCGGCCTGCCATATTGCGCGACAGCTTGGTTGTGACCTGTCGATTAAGTTTGCCTGGCGGGAGAAAGAGGGAGCGGCGTACCCGGGCATCGCCGGCCAGATGATTGTGGACGCAAATAAGTGA
- a CDS encoding very short patch repair endonuclease → MSRIQGRDTEPEMIIRRGLYARGLRYRLHDRSLSGTPDLVFPSARTVVFVHGCFWHGHDCALGVQPRSNAAFWQAKIARNQQRDGQAIDALISSGWRVATVWECALRGRGRLPPDSVLEALIHFIRPERHLQSVEITNNVELWGLNRPPHDDGL, encoded by the coding sequence ATGTCGAGGATACAAGGGCGTGACACTGAACCCGAGATGATCATTCGACGCGGTCTTTATGCACGCGGCTTACGGTACAGACTCCATGACCGAAGCCTGTCCGGCACGCCCGATCTAGTCTTTCCGTCTGCTCGGACTGTAGTCTTCGTCCACGGCTGCTTCTGGCATGGACATGATTGCGCCCTTGGAGTTCAACCCCGATCCAACGCCGCATTTTGGCAAGCTAAAATTGCTCGCAATCAGCAGCGTGATGGACAGGCGATAGATGCTCTCATCTCTTCCGGTTGGCGTGTGGCTACCGTTTGGGAATGTGCTCTCCGAGGTCGCGGTCGACTGCCTCCTGATTCTGTTCTGGAGGCGTTGATACATTTCATAAGGCCAGAGCGTCACCTGCAATCTGTTGAGATCACCAACAACGTCGAGTTATGGGGGCTAAATCGGCCCCCGCACGATGACGGCCTATAG
- a CDS encoding DNA cytosine methyltransferase, producing MPSTDPSILARLERLRQGGRPRVLDLFSGCGGLSLGFHACGFEIAAAVELDRDAAASHCANFHPDHPRHGRPRDIMNLTPQALATELGLGPINEAVDVLVGGPPCQAFARVGRSKLREVAEHPEAFRLDPRARLYLEYLRYVQAFRPLVLMMENVPDVLNHGGQNVAEETREFLEEIGYDVKYTLLNAAFYGVPQMRERMVLIAVRRELNAKISFPEPTHHIELPPGYAGSRQVALKLLRGAPIDGALGYVPAKPPHRELTPAVTAAQALSDLPLITGHLRGEIGRSVRRFDRLEPYPGKPHTGYAKLMRTWPGFENDEGICDHVIRYLPRDWKLFGRLNPGDQYPEAHAAAVRMFDEALVQERARTGAAPKTGSKAWHELRASIVPPYDTGKFPNKWRKMEPDLPARTLMAHLGKDSYSHIHYDSAQSRTISVREAARLQSFPDGFIFRGAMNAAFRQIGNAVPPLLSRALAEEIGKIFASALRRDRPSPNRRAA from the coding sequence ATGCCCAGTACTGATCCATCCATTCTGGCCCGGTTAGAGCGGCTCCGCCAAGGCGGTCGTCCCCGCGTTCTCGATCTTTTCTCCGGGTGCGGCGGGCTATCGCTCGGCTTTCACGCCTGCGGCTTCGAGATCGCCGCTGCCGTCGAGCTTGATAGAGACGCCGCGGCTTCCCATTGCGCCAATTTTCATCCCGATCATCCGCGTCATGGACGTCCTCGCGACATCATGAATCTTACTCCCCAGGCGCTAGCAACCGAACTAGGCCTAGGTCCAATTAATGAAGCAGTCGATGTGCTGGTTGGTGGCCCACCTTGCCAAGCTTTCGCACGCGTCGGGCGGTCCAAGCTTCGCGAAGTGGCCGAACATCCCGAAGCGTTCCGGCTAGACCCCCGCGCCCGGCTTTATTTGGAATACCTTCGCTACGTCCAGGCCTTCCGTCCGCTGGTGCTAATGATGGAGAACGTGCCGGATGTATTGAACCATGGTGGCCAGAACGTCGCCGAGGAAACGCGCGAGTTCCTTGAGGAGATCGGCTACGATGTCAAATACACCCTTCTGAACGCTGCATTCTACGGCGTGCCTCAAATGCGCGAGCGAATGGTACTTATTGCCGTCCGGCGCGAACTGAATGCAAAGATCAGTTTCCCCGAACCGACCCACCACATTGAGCTCCCGCCGGGATACGCGGGCAGTCGCCAAGTCGCGCTTAAGTTGCTCAGGGGCGCGCCTATCGATGGGGCGCTGGGCTATGTGCCGGCCAAGCCACCTCACAGGGAACTGACTCCGGCCGTGACAGCGGCCCAGGCGCTCAGCGACCTGCCACTGATCACCGGTCACCTGCGCGGCGAGATCGGACGAAGCGTACGCCGGTTCGACCGTCTGGAGCCTTATCCCGGGAAGCCGCATACCGGCTACGCCAAGCTTATGCGGACGTGGCCGGGCTTCGAAAACGACGAGGGCATCTGCGACCACGTCATCCGCTACCTGCCGCGCGATTGGAAGTTGTTCGGCCGACTCAACCCTGGTGATCAGTATCCTGAGGCCCACGCGGCAGCTGTGCGGATGTTCGACGAAGCCTTGGTGCAGGAAAGGGCCCGCACCGGCGCGGCGCCGAAGACCGGCAGCAAAGCATGGCACGAACTGCGGGCCTCAATAGTACCGCCTTATGACACGGGTAAGTTTCCCAACAAATGGCGCAAAATGGAGCCGGATCTACCAGCCCGGACCCTTATGGCCCATCTTGGCAAGGATAGTTACAGCCATATTCACTATGACAGCGCCCAGTCGCGCACGATCTCCGTGCGCGAGGCCGCGCGCTTGCAGTCCTTCCCAGACGGGTTCATATTTCGCGGTGCTATGAACGCCGCCTTCCGCCAGATCGGTAACGCCGTGCCGCCGCTGCTGTCGCGGGCATTAGCCGAAGAGATAGGCAAGATATTCGCCAGCGCACTCCGGCGTGATCGGCCAAGCCCCAACCGCCGTGCGGCCTGA
- a CDS encoding ATP-binding protein, with the protein MKFLILRQLQHSELGMFHAYRRSGREGSRQRAINFDGEVIDRVFPVAADTDRIALSLRYDTDNGPRTRDHFLKRQGKNWRLEGNCPDDQLYDFVQLDCLFAMQVDAGIQPASGAWMVFPKDDPTALAILADGATSGLARAGMVGLELDEAPRIYKLLTQARPDLFSASSPQDLDMTDTTSPTETIDKPSGRRLPPGSKRLPTMLSASGHNLVSAVADIIDNAISADATEIQITFDPPNSGNGRWMAIRDNGRGMSPEQLEEAIRVGGEADYDGRSLGKYGFGLKGASWSQARDFKVVTRQKGGDVHHLGWDQDNMADWQVDEEPLEDWETEAADPGEHGTVVLWKNMKAPTMAPSIKGVPPHVAEIQELNRHLGLVFHRFLDGEAKGRAPLKIWINDIPVESNGPASHPLSERHDLKTLKVEHEGGTAEVKVQPIVLPAEDELRKHHGDGWQAAADRIGYWGRRNDTQGLFLYRNDRLIRWGGWHDLWATNDEKTKLARVLVDFDPALDEAFQINISKQTVRLPGYLQSRIKPLADTVRKASQAKYRKPRPTSPPPRTSPLLGEATSGPGAPSGLGEPVTPGAPTPPSQPPAPSITVRKVTTGKFAWKITTDLKGDRSLQIGDVSPALVELAGVLGSSDVGAEALAAFLDDLDRLDVQQALIDDATEA; encoded by the coding sequence ATGAAGTTCTTGATTTTGAGGCAGCTGCAGCACAGTGAGTTGGGCATGTTCCATGCCTATCGCCGCAGCGGTCGGGAGGGATCGCGGCAGCGCGCCATCAACTTCGACGGCGAGGTTATCGATCGAGTCTTCCCGGTCGCGGCAGACACCGACCGCATCGCCCTTAGCCTGCGATACGACACCGATAACGGCCCGCGCACCCGGGACCATTTCCTGAAACGACAAGGTAAGAACTGGCGGCTTGAGGGCAACTGCCCCGATGACCAACTCTATGACTTTGTCCAGCTGGATTGCCTATTTGCCATGCAGGTCGACGCCGGCATCCAGCCAGCTTCGGGAGCCTGGATGGTCTTCCCGAAGGACGATCCTACGGCTTTGGCCATCCTTGCCGATGGCGCCACCTCCGGCTTGGCGCGCGCCGGCATGGTCGGGCTCGAGCTGGACGAGGCGCCCCGCATCTATAAGCTTTTGACTCAGGCCCGGCCTGACTTGTTCAGCGCCTCAAGTCCGCAGGACCTCGACATGACCGACACCACTTCCCCGACTGAAACCATCGACAAGCCCTCGGGGCGTCGCCTGCCGCCGGGCTCGAAACGGTTGCCGACTATGCTCAGCGCCTCTGGCCACAACTTGGTCAGCGCCGTTGCCGACATTATTGACAACGCCATCTCGGCCGATGCGACCGAAATTCAAATCACATTCGATCCGCCCAATAGCGGCAACGGCCGCTGGATGGCCATCCGCGACAATGGCCGAGGCATGTCGCCAGAGCAGTTGGAGGAGGCGATTCGGGTCGGCGGCGAGGCCGACTATGACGGCCGAAGTCTCGGCAAATACGGATTTGGCCTCAAGGGCGCCTCCTGGTCCCAGGCGCGCGACTTCAAGGTGGTGACGCGCCAGAAGGGTGGGGACGTCCATCACCTCGGCTGGGATCAGGACAATATGGCCGACTGGCAAGTCGACGAGGAACCGCTGGAGGACTGGGAAACCGAGGCTGCGGATCCAGGGGAACACGGAACGGTGGTACTCTGGAAGAACATGAAGGCTCCGACGATGGCGCCGTCGATCAAGGGGGTGCCGCCCCATGTCGCCGAGATCCAAGAGCTCAACCGGCATCTGGGCTTGGTCTTTCACCGCTTCCTGGATGGCGAGGCCAAGGGCCGGGCGCCGCTCAAGATCTGGATCAATGACATCCCCGTCGAAAGCAACGGGCCGGCCAGTCATCCGCTCAGCGAGCGCCATGACCTCAAGACGCTAAAGGTCGAACATGAAGGCGGCACGGCGGAGGTGAAGGTTCAGCCGATCGTGCTGCCGGCGGAGGACGAACTCCGCAAGCACCATGGCGACGGCTGGCAGGCAGCCGCCGACCGCATCGGCTATTGGGGCAGGCGCAACGACACTCAGGGACTGTTTCTATACCGCAACGACCGGTTGATCCGCTGGGGTGGGTGGCATGACCTGTGGGCTACTAACGATGAGAAGACTAAGCTCGCACGGGTCCTTGTCGATTTCGACCCGGCCCTGGACGAAGCCTTTCAGATCAACATCTCCAAACAGACGGTGCGCCTGCCGGGTTATCTCCAGAGCCGGATCAAGCCTTTGGCGGATACGGTACGCAAGGCCAGCCAAGCCAAGTACCGCAAGCCCCGGCCGACGTCGCCGCCCCCGCGCACTTCGCCGCTCCTTGGCGAGGCGACGTCCGGTCCTGGAGCGCCTAGCGGCCTAGGCGAGCCGGTGACCCCAGGCGCCCCGACGCCACCGTCCCAGCCGCCCGCGCCCTCCATCACGGTGCGCAAGGTGACGACCGGCAAGTTCGCTTGGAAGATTACGACGGATCTAAAGGGCGACCGCAGTCTCCAGATCGGTGACGTCAGCCCGGCCCTCGTCGAATTGGCCGGCGTGCTCGGATCCAGCGATGTGGGTGCGGAGGCCCTGGCGGCGTTCCTGGACGACCTTGACCGCCTAGACGTGCAGCAGGCGTTGATCGACGACGCGACTGAAGCATGA